A region from the Streptomyces tsukubensis genome encodes:
- a CDS encoding carbohydrate kinase family protein, whose amino-acid sequence MRIAVTGSIATDHLMTFPGRFADQLVAEQLHTVSLSFLVDTLNVRRGGVGANICFGMGQLGTKPVLVGAAGADFGEYRAWLDRHGVDTGSVRISEVLHTARFVCTTDADHNQIGSFYTGAMSEARLIELKSVADRVGGLDLVLIGADDPEAMLRHTEECRSRSIPFAADFSQQIARMSGDEIRILLDGATYLFSNEYEKGLIENKTGWNDAEILDRVGHRVTTLGSRGVRIERAGEDPIEVGCAEETAKVDPTGVGDAFRAGFLSGLSWGVGLERAAQIGCMLATLVIETLGTQEYTLRRAHFMERFAKAYGDEAAAEVHKYL is encoded by the coding sequence GTGCGAATCGCAGTCACCGGCTCCATCGCCACCGACCATCTGATGACCTTCCCCGGTCGCTTTGCCGACCAGCTGGTCGCCGAACAGCTCCACACGGTCTCCCTCTCCTTCCTGGTCGACACCCTCAACGTGCGCCGAGGAGGCGTCGGCGCGAACATCTGCTTCGGCATGGGACAGCTCGGCACCAAGCCCGTCCTGGTCGGCGCCGCCGGCGCCGACTTCGGCGAATACCGGGCCTGGCTCGACCGCCACGGAGTGGACACCGGCTCCGTCCGGATCTCCGAAGTCCTCCACACCGCACGCTTCGTCTGCACCACGGACGCCGACCACAACCAGATCGGCTCCTTCTACACCGGCGCCATGAGCGAAGCCCGGCTCATCGAGCTGAAGTCCGTCGCCGACCGCGTCGGCGGGCTCGACCTCGTCCTCATCGGCGCCGACGACCCCGAAGCGATGCTCCGCCACACCGAGGAATGCCGTTCCCGCAGCATCCCCTTCGCCGCCGACTTCTCCCAGCAGATCGCCCGGATGAGCGGCGACGAAATCCGGATACTGCTCGACGGCGCCACCTACCTCTTCTCCAACGAGTACGAGAAGGGACTCATCGAGAACAAGACCGGCTGGAACGACGCAGAAATCCTCGACCGGGTCGGCCACCGCGTCACCACCCTCGGCTCCCGGGGCGTCCGGATCGAACGCGCCGGCGAAGACCCCATCGAAGTCGGCTGCGCCGAGGAGACCGCCAAGGTCGACCCCACCGGCGTCGGTGACGCCTTCCGCGCGGGCTTCCTCTCCGGCCTCTCGTGGGGCGTCGGACTGGAGCGCGCCGCCCAGATCGGCTGCATGCTCGCCACCCTGGTGATCGAAACCCTCGGCACCCAGGAGTACACGCTGCGCCGCGCACACTTCATGGAGCGCTTCGCCAAGGCCTACGGCGACGAAGCCGCCGCCGAGGTCCACAAGTACCTCTAG